The proteins below are encoded in one region of Casimicrobium huifangae:
- a CDS encoding ABC transporter ATP-binding protein, with protein sequence MTLLNTDSGQAALQVRALAKSFGGVRAVRGVDFVVRAGEAVALIGPNGAGKTTTFNLINGQIRPDQGEVWLDGRDITGMPPQRLFRQGVARTFQITATFGSMTVRENVQMARMSHLRSLTSLRHALGRRADRAEITHAYSLIAEQGLAEQANRPASELAYGDLKRLELAMAFANDPRLLLMDEPTAGMAPGEREALMKHALAACRERNVALLFTEHDMDVVFGFADRVIVMNRGRIIAEGTPDEIRSHEEVRAVYLGTAAPAEAAHA encoded by the coding sequence GTGACGCTCCTCAACACTGACTCAGGTCAGGCGGCGCTGCAGGTGCGTGCGCTGGCGAAATCCTTTGGCGGCGTGCGGGCCGTTCGCGGTGTCGATTTTGTGGTGCGTGCGGGTGAGGCGGTTGCCCTGATTGGCCCCAACGGCGCCGGCAAGACCACCACATTCAATCTCATCAACGGCCAGATTCGCCCCGACCAAGGCGAGGTATGGCTGGATGGCCGCGATATCACCGGCATGCCGCCGCAGCGTCTGTTTCGCCAGGGTGTCGCGCGCACCTTCCAGATCACCGCGACGTTCGGCTCGATGACCGTGCGCGAGAACGTGCAGATGGCGCGCATGAGTCATTTGCGCTCGCTGACGTCGCTGCGACATGCCCTTGGCAGGCGGGCGGATCGGGCAGAAATTACGCACGCTTACTCTCTCATCGCTGAGCAGGGGCTGGCCGAACAGGCCAATCGCCCGGCGTCGGAGCTGGCTTACGGCGATCTCAAGCGGCTGGAGCTGGCCATGGCCTTTGCCAACGATCCCCGCCTGTTGTTGATGGATGAGCCGACGGCAGGCATGGCGCCCGGCGAGCGCGAGGCGCTGATGAAGCACGCCCTGGCCGCCTGCCGCGAGCGCAACGTGGCGCTACTGTTCACCGAGCACGATATGGATGTGGTGTTCGGTTTTGCTGACCGCGTGATCGTGATGAACCGTGGCCGCATCATTGCCGAAGGTACACCGGACGAAATCCGATCGCATGAAGAAGTGCGCGCCGTTTATCTCGGCACCGCTGCGCCGGCGGAGGCTGCGCATGCTTGA
- a CDS encoding ABC transporter ATP-binding protein: MLEVRNLSVHHGRAQLLFDLSFSARAGEVLVLVGRNGAGKSTTLKAIMGLLPEVAGSVRFADNEICGRASHHIARLGLGYVPEERRIFTDLTVAENLEVGRLPVRAQVTDAPRWSVARVCELFPKLGEMLDRPGGQMSGGEQQMLTIARTLMGNPKAILLDEPSEGLAPIVVERIADSVKELKREGLCVILSEQNLNFARAIADRAVVIERGSVRYEGDFAALAADPALAAHYLAA, encoded by the coding sequence ATGCTTGAAGTGCGCAATCTCAGCGTGCATCATGGCCGCGCGCAGTTGCTGTTTGACCTGAGCTTCTCAGCCCGGGCCGGTGAAGTGCTGGTACTGGTCGGGCGCAATGGCGCGGGCAAATCGACCACGCTGAAGGCGATCATGGGTTTGCTGCCGGAGGTGGCGGGCAGCGTGCGTTTCGCCGATAACGAGATTTGCGGGCGGGCGTCGCACCACATTGCACGGCTGGGCCTGGGCTATGTGCCCGAGGAGCGTCGTATCTTTACCGACCTGACCGTCGCCGAAAACCTCGAAGTGGGCCGCCTGCCGGTGCGCGCCCAAGTGACCGACGCGCCGCGCTGGAGCGTAGCCCGCGTCTGTGAGCTGTTCCCGAAGCTCGGCGAGATGCTTGATCGGCCCGGCGGCCAGATGTCCGGCGGCGAGCAGCAGATGCTCACCATCGCCCGCACCTTGATGGGCAATCCGAAGGCGATCCTGCTGGACGAGCCGTCGGAAGGCCTGGCACCCATCGTGGTGGAGCGTATTGCCGATAGCGTGAAGGAACTGAAGCGCGAAGGGCTCTGCGTGATCCTGTCCGAGCAGAATCTGAACTTCGCCCGTGCCATCGCGGACCGCGCCGTGGTCATCGAGCGCGGCAGCGTGCGCTACGAAGGGGATTTCGCGGCGCTGGCAGCCGATCCGGCGCTGGCGGCGCACTACCTCGCTGCGTAG
- the fdxA gene encoding ferredoxin FdxA, with protein MTYAVNDQCIKCKYTDCVDVCPVDCFYEGENMLVIHPDECIDCGVCEPECPADAIKPDSDIADKWIKLNAEYAVQWPNISRKKAAPADADEWKGKPNKFDLFSPNPGGK; from the coding sequence ATGACCTACGCTGTAAACGACCAGTGCATCAAGTGCAAGTACACCGACTGTGTCGATGTCTGTCCCGTGGATTGCTTCTACGAAGGCGAAAACATGCTCGTCATCCACCCCGATGAGTGCATCGATTGCGGCGTGTGCGAGCCGGAATGCCCGGCCGACGCGATCAAGCCTGATTCCGACATTGCTGACAAGTGGATCAAGCTGAACGCTGAGTACGCGGTGCAGTGGCCGAATATCTCGCGCAAGAAAGCCGCGCCGGCTGATGCCGACGAGTGGAAGGGCAAGCCGAACAAGTTCGACCTGTTCTCGCCGAATCCGGGCGGCAAGTAG
- a CDS encoding DUF1801 domain-containing protein, producing MHTDTTQYNHSLPPAERAIAELLATEIDRTLPEAENKVWHAHPVWFLDGNPVAGYSKLKGGVRLLFWSGQSFDEPGLAAEGSFKAAEARYVTAGDVNVPDLQRWLGKARDIQWDYKNLVRRKGKLERLK from the coding sequence ATGCACACAGACACCACCCAATACAACCACTCGCTGCCACCGGCTGAGCGGGCCATTGCAGAGTTGCTGGCGACCGAGATCGACCGCACGCTACCTGAGGCCGAGAACAAGGTCTGGCACGCGCATCCGGTGTGGTTTCTCGATGGCAATCCGGTCGCCGGCTACAGCAAACTCAAGGGCGGCGTGCGCCTGCTGTTCTGGAGCGGGCAGTCGTTTGACGAGCCGGGATTGGCGGCGGAGGGCAGTTTCAAGGCAGCTGAGGCGCGCTACGTGACGGCCGGCGACGTCAACGTGCCGGACCTGCAACGCTGGCTCGGCAAGGCACGTGACATCCAGTGGGACTACAAGAATCTGGTCCGCCGCAAGGGCAAGCTGGAGCGGTTGAAGTAG
- a CDS encoding NINE protein: MSSAPSNPPPIPERPIPPPVPPVPPVPPVPAERASAPVPGVGARLWKGFGSTPWWRLIVGGLIVLVAMALFTVPFDSIRLQQQLKSPAARQEFKFAVQKQVLERARSGLLGMRVIASDPTTVRDLDNAISEVERELSTSKREITLNSTAELKALIDAQRDVVKRDSRALEQLAAKLRADPASVDSESSVDTLNSRIEELQHSVEQLQELQSRAKEVAADAAEAATAAEKAAKAAAAASADAADKAASKAPKQPAAPRPPAAPGMPKSPEPPRAPGAPAAPAAPGATATPADQKITISVFNRPGQPFVMLDGARVQEPPDLDPDTRDLIQSTVSRDAQKMIFGSIAFTVLSALFLLMLITRAFAGRATRGEQRAVIAESRERSESYARQLAEARLMVMRAQVEPHFLFNTLAHVQALQEIDPPQASTMLERLISYLRAAMPTMRETTSTLGREIEVVRAYLDLLRIRMGERLTYTINMPVELNSISFPPTMIATLVENAIKHGLEPKREGGSIAIQVRMAGEKVEVLVADNGLGLGGAQTGGTGVGLANTRERLKMLYGDTGELVVEPNAPSGVRALLRVPKEPPAMVASEVADAEAGISPYMVQTTGLLALTLGWLGAHRFYVGHRRTAVPQAMLGILSILSGGVPIFLLPLLLWVVLDLVWIGTRDFHDGQGRRIARWSADDTRHYRSTVRMARVRAADASESSRTIALILVVVVGIFGVHRFYVGRVGSGLGMLFTLGGLGIWWLVDIVRVVTGQLRDSEGKRVSEWE, from the coding sequence ATGAGTTCTGCCCCGAGCAATCCGCCTCCGATTCCCGAGCGTCCCATACCGCCCCCGGTCCCGCCCGTGCCGCCGGTGCCACCAGTGCCGGCCGAACGCGCTTCGGCGCCGGTGCCTGGTGTCGGCGCGCGGTTGTGGAAGGGCTTTGGCAGCACGCCGTGGTGGCGGCTGATCGTCGGCGGCCTGATCGTGCTGGTCGCGATGGCGCTGTTCACGGTTCCGTTTGATTCGATTCGATTGCAGCAGCAATTGAAATCGCCAGCCGCCAGGCAGGAGTTCAAATTTGCCGTGCAAAAGCAGGTGCTGGAGCGGGCGCGCTCAGGTCTGCTGGGCATGCGGGTGATCGCATCGGACCCGACCACGGTGCGCGATCTGGACAACGCCATCAGCGAAGTCGAGCGTGAACTGAGCACCAGCAAACGCGAAATTACGCTCAACAGCACTGCCGAGCTGAAAGCGCTGATTGACGCCCAGCGCGATGTGGTGAAGCGCGACAGCCGTGCACTGGAGCAACTGGCGGCCAAGCTGCGCGCCGATCCGGCGAGCGTTGACAGCGAAAGCAGCGTCGATACGTTGAACAGCCGGATCGAAGAGTTGCAGCACAGTGTGGAGCAGCTGCAGGAGCTGCAATCGCGCGCGAAGGAGGTCGCCGCCGATGCAGCAGAGGCCGCCACCGCTGCCGAGAAGGCTGCCAAAGCGGCCGCTGCTGCCAGCGCCGATGCTGCCGACAAAGCGGCGTCCAAAGCGCCGAAGCAGCCTGCGGCGCCCCGCCCGCCAGCTGCGCCCGGAATGCCGAAGTCGCCCGAGCCACCGCGCGCACCCGGTGCACCGGCCGCACCGGCGGCGCCTGGCGCCACCGCGACGCCGGCTGATCAGAAAATCACCATCAGCGTGTTCAACCGTCCCGGCCAGCCATTTGTGATGCTCGACGGCGCACGGGTGCAGGAGCCGCCAGACCTCGACCCTGATACCCGCGACCTCATCCAGTCGACGGTCAGCCGCGACGCGCAGAAGATGATCTTCGGCAGCATCGCCTTCACGGTGCTTTCTGCGCTGTTCCTCTTGATGTTGATCACGCGGGCATTCGCCGGACGTGCCACCCGTGGCGAGCAGCGCGCGGTGATCGCCGAATCGCGTGAGCGCTCCGAAAGCTATGCCCGCCAGCTTGCCGAAGCCCGGCTGATGGTGATGCGCGCCCAGGTCGAGCCGCACTTCCTGTTCAACACGCTGGCGCACGTGCAGGCGTTGCAGGAAATTGATCCGCCGCAGGCGAGCACCATGCTGGAGCGGCTGATTTCCTACCTGCGCGCAGCGATGCCCACCATGCGCGAGACGACGTCCACGCTCGGCCGCGAAATCGAGGTGGTGCGGGCCTATCTTGACCTGCTGCGTATCCGCATGGGCGAGCGTCTGACCTACACCATCAACATGCCGGTCGAACTGAACAGCATCAGCTTCCCGCCGACAATGATCGCCACCCTGGTTGAGAATGCCATCAAGCATGGCCTGGAGCCGAAGCGCGAAGGCGGCAGCATCGCCATCCAGGTGCGCATGGCGGGCGAAAAAGTCGAAGTGCTGGTTGCCGACAACGGGCTTGGCCTCGGCGGCGCCCAGACCGGCGGCACCGGGGTCGGACTCGCCAATACCCGCGAACGGCTGAAAATGCTCTACGGCGACACTGGCGAGCTGGTGGTGGAGCCGAACGCGCCGTCGGGCGTACGCGCCTTGCTGCGGGTACCGAAGGAGCCGCCGGCAATGGTGGCCAGTGAAGTCGCCGACGCCGAAGCGGGCATTTCGCCGTACATGGTGCAGACGACCGGTCTGCTGGCGCTCACCCTTGGCTGGCTCGGGGCCCACCGGTTCTACGTCGGCCACCGCCGCACGGCCGTGCCGCAGGCGATGCTGGGCATCCTGTCCATCCTGAGCGGCGGTGTGCCCATCTTCCTGTTGCCGCTGCTGCTCTGGGTGGTGCTTGATCTGGTGTGGATTGGCACCCGCGACTTCCATGACGGGCAGGGCCGCCGCATTGCACGCTGGTCCGCCGACGACACACGGCACTACCGCAGCACTGTGCGGATGGCGAGGGTGCGCGCCGCTGACGCGTCGGAGTCGTCGCGCACCATCGCGCTCATTCTGGTCGTGGTGGTCGGCATCTTTGGCGTACACCGCTTCTATGTTGGCCGCGTCGGTAGCGGCTTGGGTATGCTCTTCACCCTCGGCGGGCTTGGTATCTGGTGGCTGGTGGACATCGTCCGTGTAGTCACCGGCCAGCTCAGGGATTCAGAAGGAAAACGGGTAAGCGAATGGGAATGA
- a CDS encoding LytR/AlgR family response regulator transcription factor, with protein MTQTMSAVLAEDESLLRQFLKKKLEKLWPELTVVGEAEDGLAAVELIGALKPTVAFLDIRMPELTGLEVATQIADASPDTHIVFVTAYHEYAVAAFERGAVDYVLKPIQEDRLQTTIERLKERIEADDKDAPTLPDNMSQLIATLKREMRSGAEGTPEYMRWIKASLGSTLKLIDVKDVLFFNSDEKYTRVVTETEEALIRKPLRELLDELDPNIFWQIHRGTIVNVNAIAGVTRDFRGDATVKVKNHKETLKVSRPFSHLFKQM; from the coding sequence ATGACGCAAACAATGTCGGCGGTGCTCGCGGAAGATGAGTCGCTGCTGCGCCAGTTTCTGAAGAAGAAACTCGAAAAACTCTGGCCCGAGCTGACCGTCGTCGGCGAGGCCGAGGACGGCCTGGCCGCAGTTGAACTGATCGGCGCATTGAAGCCGACGGTCGCTTTCCTTGATATCCGCATGCCGGAGTTGACCGGCCTCGAAGTGGCCACACAAATCGCCGACGCCAGCCCCGATACCCACATCGTCTTCGTCACTGCCTACCATGAGTATGCGGTTGCGGCGTTCGAGCGTGGTGCTGTCGACTACGTGCTGAAGCCGATTCAGGAAGATCGCCTGCAGACCACCATCGAACGCCTGAAAGAGCGCATCGAGGCTGACGACAAGGACGCGCCGACGCTGCCGGACAATATGTCGCAGCTGATCGCGACGCTCAAGCGCGAGATGCGTTCCGGCGCTGAAGGGACGCCGGAGTACATGCGCTGGATCAAGGCCTCGCTGGGCTCGACGCTGAAACTGATCGACGTGAAGGACGTGCTGTTCTTCAACTCCGACGAGAAGTACACGCGGGTCGTCACCGAAACTGAAGAAGCGCTTATCCGCAAGCCGCTACGCGAGCTGCTCGACGAGCTGGACCCGAACATCTTCTGGCAGATTCATCGTGGCACCATCGTCAACGTCAACGCCATTGCAGGTGTCACGCGCGATTTCCGCGGTGACGCAACGGTCAAGGTGAAAAACCACAAAGAGACGCTCAAGGTCTCGCGCCCGTTCTCGCATCTGTTCAAGCAGATGTAG
- a CDS encoding reeler domain-containing protein — translation MSIASFRVTLTAMVSLATLCLSPGAFANSFGSPVCSITPAQMDAADLTATVISPNGWSINVPISYTAGTPLTVAIANSNTSKQFRGLLLWATNSAGTLVGTWTAPAGYSTPSSCGGSSLTHTSSTAKSQRTFSFAPPLAGSGTLTFRAVVTEECGAGSCRSWHAFPNAISVTESLYTLTVARTGDGTGTVIYNPSGIQCGAVCTADFVANQSVTLLALPAANSVFTAWQDCDSTTSDQCTVAMNRNRTATAVFREARMDVDGSGLPTRYEAATDGVLVLRYLLGLRGSALVNDARAGGATRDAVQIATHLDARLAGMDVDGDGSVRATSDGLLILRYMLGLRGAALIAGANQGSLTAPQIEAALLTLMPQPAP, via the coding sequence GTGAGTATTGCCAGTTTCCGCGTGACGCTGACGGCTATGGTGAGCCTGGCAACGCTCTGCTTATCGCCCGGCGCCTTTGCCAACAGCTTCGGCTCGCCTGTGTGTTCGATCACGCCAGCCCAGATGGATGCAGCCGACCTGACCGCAACGGTCATCAGCCCCAACGGCTGGTCAATCAACGTGCCCATCTCGTATACCGCCGGTACTCCGCTCACCGTCGCCATTGCCAACAGCAATACGAGCAAGCAGTTCCGCGGTTTGCTGCTGTGGGCGACCAATTCGGCTGGCACGCTGGTCGGCACCTGGACAGCACCCGCGGGCTACTCGACACCATCGTCCTGCGGGGGATCATCATTGACCCATACCAGCAGCACCGCCAAGAGCCAGAGAACTTTCAGTTTTGCACCGCCTCTGGCGGGTAGTGGTACCCTGACCTTTCGCGCCGTTGTGACAGAGGAATGCGGTGCCGGGAGTTGCCGCTCGTGGCATGCATTCCCGAACGCAATTTCTGTCACCGAATCGCTCTACACGCTCACTGTGGCGCGCACTGGCGATGGCACCGGTACGGTCATCTACAACCCGAGCGGGATCCAGTGCGGTGCCGTGTGCACGGCGGATTTTGTTGCCAACCAATCGGTCACCCTGCTCGCCTTGCCAGCCGCCAACTCGGTATTCACGGCTTGGCAGGACTGTGACAGCACGACCAGCGATCAATGCACCGTCGCGATGAATCGCAATCGCACCGCGACCGCCGTGTTCCGGGAAGCGCGCATGGATGTCGACGGCAGCGGCCTGCCGACCCGTTACGAGGCGGCGACTGACGGCGTGCTGGTGTTGCGCTATCTGCTCGGGTTGCGCGGCAGCGCGCTGGTGAATGACGCGCGCGCTGGCGGCGCCACCCGCGACGCTGTGCAAATTGCCACTCATCTCGATGCCCGATTGGCAGGCATGGATGTCGATGGCGACGGTAGCGTACGCGCGACGTCCGACGGGTTGCTGATCCTGCGCTACATGCTCGGCCTGCGTGGCGCCGCGCTGATTGCAGGCGCCAATCAGGGCTCGTTGACTGCGCCGCAAATCGAAGCTGCGCTGCTGACCCTGATGCCGCAACCGGCACCGTAA
- a CDS encoding magnesium and cobalt transport protein CorA — translation MLIDCAAYIDGVRQTPMDIEAISDFLAAPQPPGAFVWVALFEPPPSLLSKMQEEFNLHELAIEDTNRGSQRPKLEEYGSTLFVVLHTVERHGDDFVDGELHIYCGEHFVLTVRHRAETGFRNVRAELEREPAFLALGPGAALHGLLDTVVDRLFPEADALEDRLDALETTIFDARTDRRAAAESLYALKRDTMCVRRAVTPLVEVCGRLLNHKHPIFRDALRPYFRDVLDHVTRIDESLDNLRDMENSATQTNLSLITLAESEVTKKLAGWGAILMVPSIVGTIYGMNFKHMPELEWTYGYPAALALMVVGGAALWAFFRKIQWV, via the coding sequence ATGCTCATCGACTGCGCGGCCTATATCGATGGCGTCCGTCAGACGCCGATGGACATTGAGGCAATCAGCGATTTTCTTGCTGCACCGCAACCACCCGGCGCCTTTGTCTGGGTTGCCCTGTTCGAGCCGCCACCCTCGCTGTTGAGCAAGATGCAGGAGGAATTCAACCTGCATGAACTGGCCATTGAGGACACCAATCGCGGCTCGCAACGACCGAAGCTTGAGGAATACGGCAGCACCCTGTTCGTGGTGCTGCACACCGTCGAGCGACATGGCGATGACTTTGTTGATGGCGAACTGCACATCTACTGCGGCGAGCACTTCGTGCTGACCGTCCGGCATCGCGCGGAGACTGGCTTTCGCAATGTGCGCGCGGAACTCGAGCGTGAGCCGGCATTCCTCGCACTTGGACCGGGCGCCGCATTGCACGGGCTTCTCGACACCGTGGTTGATCGCCTGTTTCCAGAGGCCGACGCGCTGGAAGACCGCCTGGACGCGCTGGAAACAACCATCTTCGACGCCCGCACCGATCGCCGGGCAGCTGCCGAATCGCTTTACGCACTGAAGCGCGACACCATGTGCGTGCGTCGCGCGGTAACGCCACTGGTTGAGGTGTGCGGGCGCTTGCTGAACCACAAGCATCCGATCTTCCGCGACGCACTGCGGCCCTATTTTCGCGACGTGCTGGACCACGTCACGCGAATTGACGAGTCGCTCGACAATCTGCGCGACATGGAAAACAGCGCCACGCAAACCAACCTGTCGCTGATCACGCTGGCTGAAAGCGAAGTGACCAAAAAGCTGGCAGGCTGGGGCGCGATATTGATGGTGCCGAGTATCGTGGGCACCATCTACGGCATGAACTTCAAGCACATGCCGGAACTGGAGTGGACCTACGGTTATCCGGCTGCGCTGGCATTGATGGTGGTCGGCGGGGCTGCGTTATGGGCGTTTTTCCGCAAGATCCAATGGGTATGA
- a CDS encoding GspE/PulE family protein — translation MTLDLVLRELEADHLVDSAQIEGLRTTARFRNYEHPLTLVAEQKWRSAKPPKRVLTLEALSEWLAGRLQVPYLHIDPLKVDFAAVGSVMSSSYANRYRILPVAVTPEVVTVATSEPFVRSWIPELSQLLRRRVELVFANPLDVKRYVAEFFALAQSVRRAQEKAADDKSAISSFEQLVQVGVQAGGATPDANDRHIVRIVDWLWQYAFEQRASDIHIEPRRDSGVVRFRIDGVLHQVYQIPQAVLTAMVSRIKLLARMEIVEKRRPQDGRIKTLSPDGTEVELRVATMPTAFGEKVVMRIFDPEVLLRDFRDLGFSDDDLARWEQMIARPHGIILVTGPTGSGKTTTLYSTLKTLATPEVNVCTVEDPIEMVEPLFNQMQVQPQIGVDFENGVRTLMRQDPDIIMVGEIRDLATAEMAVQAALTGHLVLSTLHTNDAPTAITRLIDLGVPPYLVNSTVVGVMAQRLVRTLCPTCRAPAETIPDDEWAALTKPYRASKPAVTYQAAGCLDCRMTGYRGRAGLYEVMLMTPEMRKLVNRGAGMDELREQAFRDGMKPLRASGAHKIATGLTTVEEVERVAPPV, via the coding sequence ATGACGCTGGACCTGGTCTTGCGCGAGCTGGAGGCTGACCATCTGGTCGATAGCGCGCAGATTGAGGGGTTGCGAACGACCGCCCGATTCCGCAACTATGAGCATCCGCTGACGCTGGTTGCAGAGCAGAAGTGGCGCAGCGCCAAACCGCCGAAGCGGGTGTTGACGCTGGAAGCCTTGTCAGAGTGGCTGGCGGGCCGGTTGCAGGTGCCCTACCTGCATATCGACCCGCTCAAGGTTGACTTCGCAGCGGTTGGCTCAGTCATGAGCTCGAGCTACGCCAACCGCTATCGCATCCTGCCGGTGGCGGTGACGCCGGAAGTGGTGACCGTGGCCACCAGTGAGCCGTTCGTGCGCTCGTGGATTCCCGAGCTGTCGCAGTTGTTGCGCCGCCGGGTTGAACTGGTGTTTGCCAACCCGCTCGACGTCAAGCGCTACGTTGCCGAGTTCTTCGCACTGGCGCAATCGGTGCGCCGTGCGCAGGAGAAGGCAGCGGACGACAAGAGTGCCATCTCTTCGTTTGAACAGCTGGTCCAGGTTGGCGTGCAGGCCGGTGGCGCAACGCCGGACGCCAATGACCGCCACATTGTCCGCATCGTTGACTGGCTGTGGCAGTACGCGTTTGAACAGCGCGCGAGTGATATTCACATTGAACCACGTCGAGATTCCGGCGTTGTTCGCTTCCGTATCGACGGCGTACTGCATCAGGTCTACCAGATTCCACAGGCGGTATTGACTGCGATGGTCAGTCGCATCAAATTGCTCGCCCGGATGGAAATTGTCGAGAAGCGGCGACCACAAGATGGCCGTATCAAGACGCTCTCGCCCGATGGCACAGAAGTTGAGTTGCGGGTAGCGACCATGCCCACGGCCTTCGGCGAAAAGGTCGTGATGCGCATCTTCGACCCGGAAGTGCTGCTGCGTGACTTCCGTGATCTTGGCTTCAGCGACGACGATCTGGCGCGCTGGGAGCAGATGATCGCCCGTCCGCACGGCATCATTCTGGTGACGGGCCCGACCGGTTCGGGCAAGACCACCACGCTGTACTCGACCTTGAAAACGCTGGCGACACCAGAGGTCAACGTCTGCACCGTGGAGGACCCGATCGAGATGGTCGAGCCGCTGTTCAACCAGATGCAGGTGCAGCCACAGATCGGCGTTGACTTCGAGAACGGTGTGCGCACGCTGATGCGCCAGGACCCGGACATCATCATGGTCGGCGAAATCCGCGATCTCGCCACTGCTGAAATGGCCGTGCAGGCCGCGCTGACCGGGCATCTGGTGCTTTCCACCCTCCACACCAATGATGCGCCAACCGCGATCACGCGGCTGATTGATCTTGGCGTGCCACCTTATCTGGTCAATTCCACGGTCGTCGGCGTGATGGCCCAGCGCTTGGTGCGAACCTTGTGTCCGACCTGTCGGGCGCCTGCGGAGACGATCCCCGATGATGAGTGGGCGGCGCTGACCAAACCTTATCGCGCGAGCAAACCGGCGGTCACCTATCAGGCGGCCGGCTGCCTTGATTGCCGCATGACCGGCTACCGGGGGCGTGCCGGCCTGTACGAAGTGATGCTGATGACGCCGGAGATGCGCAAACTGGTCAATCGCGGCGCCGGAATGGATGAACTCCGTGAACAGGCGTTTCGCGATGGCATGAAGCCGCTGCGCGCGTCCGGCGCGCACAAGATCGCGACCGGGCTGACCACGGTGGAAGAGGTCGAGCGCGTCGCGCCGCCAGTCTGA
- the gnd gene encoding phosphogluconate dehydrogenase (NAD(+)-dependent, decarboxylating): protein MQVVLIGLGRMGANMARRWARGGVNVVAFDQSEEARAAATEARVRPAGSIAEALAAGAAATPRIVWLMLPAGEVTEATIAALLPQLAKGDLLVDGGNANYKDTLRRAGKANALGIDYADVGVSGGVWGLANGYCVMAGASAADYQRLKPLLEVLAPSPTQGIVHAGAVGAGHYAKMVHNGIEYGMMQALAEGFALMEAKKDFAMPVAEIAEAWRDGSVVRSWLLDLTAAALRKPDEIAAIAPYVSDSGEGRWAVEAMVELGVPAPVTALALTTRFATQGRGDYAAKLLAQMRAGFGGHAVKKAD from the coding sequence ATGCAAGTAGTCCTGATCGGTCTGGGCAGGATGGGCGCCAACATGGCCCGTCGCTGGGCGCGTGGCGGCGTCAACGTCGTCGCGTTTGACCAGAGCGAGGAGGCGCGTGCTGCCGCAACGGAGGCTCGGGTTCGTCCCGCCGGCAGCATTGCCGAAGCCCTTGCTGCCGGTGCTGCTGCCACGCCGCGAATTGTCTGGCTCATGCTGCCCGCCGGCGAGGTGACCGAGGCGACCATTGCGGCACTGCTGCCGCAACTGGCGAAGGGGGATTTGCTGGTTGACGGCGGCAACGCCAACTACAAGGACACGTTACGCCGTGCAGGCAAAGCGAACGCACTCGGCATTGACTATGCCGATGTCGGCGTGTCAGGTGGCGTGTGGGGCCTTGCCAACGGCTATTGCGTGATGGCCGGTGCGAGCGCAGCGGATTACCAGCGACTGAAGCCGTTGCTGGAGGTACTGGCGCCATCGCCGACGCAGGGAATTGTCCACGCGGGCGCGGTCGGCGCCGGACATTACGCCAAGATGGTGCACAACGGTATCGAGTACGGCATGATGCAGGCGCTCGCGGAGGGCTTCGCCCTGATGGAGGCAAAGAAAGATTTCGCGATGCCGGTCGCCGAGATTGCCGAGGCCTGGCGTGACGGTTCGGTCGTGCGTTCGTGGTTGCTCGACCTCACCGCCGCCGCGCTGCGCAAACCTGACGAAATCGCAGCGATTGCGCCTTACGTGTCCGACTCGGGCGAGGGGCGCTGGGCAGTCGAGGCGATGGTTGAGCTGGGCGTTCCGGCGCCGGTCACCGCACTCGCCCTGACCACCCGCTTTGCCACCCAGGGCAGGGGCGACTATGCCGCCAAGCTGCTGGCGCAGATGCGGGCCGGATTTGGTGGACATGCGGTGAAGAAGGCGGACTGA
- a CDS encoding gluconokinase, producing MITPIIVMGVSGCGKTTLARALANALGATALDADDFHPAGNVEKMRAGTPLTDEDRGPWLASLNAELRSRAALGERVVLACSALKQRYRDTLAADIAVMHWVFLDGNADEIAARMRAREGHYMPESLLRSQFDALERPTDAICISVSLTPVEQLQLALASLPK from the coding sequence GTGATAACGCCGATCATCGTGATGGGCGTCTCCGGTTGTGGCAAGACCACGCTGGCGCGTGCATTGGCCAATGCGCTTGGTGCAACTGCGCTCGATGCCGACGACTTTCATCCGGCTGGCAACGTCGAGAAAATGCGCGCCGGCACGCCGCTGACCGACGAAGACCGGGGGCCATGGCTCGCGTCACTCAATGCAGAGCTGCGCAGCCGGGCTGCACTCGGCGAGCGCGTGGTGCTGGCCTGCTCGGCACTCAAGCAGCGATATCGCGACACGCTGGCCGCAGACATCGCTGTGATGCACTGGGTTTTTCTGGACGGCAACGCCGACGAAATCGCTGCCCGCATGCGCGCGCGCGAAGGCCACTACATGCCGGAGTCGCTGCTGCGGAGTCAGTTCGATGCGCTGGAGCGGCCGACCGATGCGATCTGCATTTCAGTGTCGCTGACGCCCGTTGAGCAACTGCAATTGGCGCTTGCCTCGTTGCCCAAATAG